The DNA window GACCTCCCTCCTCAGCCCCCGCCCCAGGGGTCGCCCCTTCCCTTGGCACCCCCGTCCCCCCGCGCCAGCCTCGGCTCGGCTCCGTATCCCCACCGCACGGCGCCGGTACCTCCTCCCGCAGCGTCTCGCCGTCCGGGATGAGCGCGGGCACCTCCCCGCCGTCGCCACCGCCGCCCTCGGGCATGGTGTCCAGGCTGCACGGGCGGCCCCCGCCCGGGCCCCGGGCATGATAGGGGGGAGCGCGGAGGGCTGCGGCTCCGCCCGGGGGGACGTCCGCTCGGCGCAGCGGCCGCGGAGGGAGTGTGCGGAGCTCGAGCccgggcgcggcggcggcggcggcggcggcggcagaggcggcggcggcggcgttgGCGGCCGCGGTGCCCGGCGCCCCGCCCTCCGCTGACCCCGCCCCCGCGGCACCCGCCGCGCTGCCGGCAGCGCCTGGCACCGCGGGCGCTGCCCCCGCCCCTGAGAAGCCCAGGCTGGGCGGCCGGACACCTGCTTTCCCCTCCTGCTGCGCTCGTGCTTGGGACCTCGGACGAATCCTTGTTTTCTGGGGCCTGAGTCTCCCCCGCTGTAAAATGAGGAGGGGGGATCCCGAAGGTGGGTGGGTACCGACCGATTCCCATCTCTGAGGAGTGGGTCCAGGCCTAAGCCCACCCAGACCCCCCTCCTTAGGCCTCGATCGTGGTAGGGGGCAGTTAGAATCCTGAAAGGTGAGGTGAGTCTCATTAGCTGGACACAGGCGCTGTGCTCCACTTAGAGCAGGCAAGCAAGAGGCCTGGACCCCCAGGGCCCTaggctttgtgaccttgagtCAGCACGCTGTAACCCCAACCTCAGTTTTTCCACCTGAGAAACGGGGATGAAAAGGTGTTGGATTCAATGCACATTCATCATGCGGGGCAGGGGAGTGGGATTTGTCCTTCATGAGAGGACTCCTTCCCAGATCCTGCTGGCCTCAGTGCTGCTCCCTGGCCCTCAGGGGCCTCAAACCTTCACTTCAACCCCTGGGTCAGGGCCTAGCCCCCAGGGTAGAAAATCACTAGATAGAGGACATAGGGAGCTGCAATGCTAggtgggtttggtttggtttggtgactttttttcccccaaagagcaATTCAGAGACCACTTGGTCAACACCTCTACCCGTTTAAAGATGAGGTAACTGACATGGTAGAGAGAGGAAAGAACTTAACCAGGatttcatgcatttattttttatttattgggcACCGGTGTTTATTGAGTGTCATCTATATGCAAGTACTGTGACACATTCATAAGTATTGTGAAGACcaggaaagaaatggagaatgACACAAGCCCTGTCCTCATGGAATTTACATCCAGGGCAAACCACTGCACCCAGAGAAAGCCTAGAACCTGGCCTCCAGCCTCCACCCCAAGCCAGGTAAGAACTCTGTTCCCTTTGTCTCTCTGAGAGGCACAAGTTGATCTCACTCTTAAAGGATAATTTGATTTTGGACAAGTGGGTATGAGGGGAAGAGCATCCCAGGTGGAGGGACTTCTGGGCAAAGGCCCTACTACTGGACCATGTCGACTGAGTTCAGAGAGCAGGAAGGTCACCTGGTGTAACTGGACACTGGGTATCTAACTAGAGGCAGGTCGCAGAGGACCTGATCTTGCTGGAAATGGTGGGTGGAGGCCTCCAAGAAGGGCGGCCCCCAGAGGCTGTCTTTGGGGAAGGTGGGAGTGAGAGAAAGGTGGAGAGTGAGgcttgtggggaggggggtgtctcACTTCTAGATGACTGCTGGGCTGGCAATGACTCAGGAGTTTCAACCACAGCTTCAGGAGGTGAATCAGCACACCTCCACTCACAATCGTCTGGAGAGTCGTGGGACAAGTCTGGCGCAGGATCCTATCCCAACTCTATTACCACCCAAACTCTGGGACTTAAGACCTGGACCTCAGTTTTTCAACCGTGTAAtgggtgtgtatttgtgtgtgtgtgtgtgtgtgtacagctcAGGCCCTCCCAACATCCTGGGGTCggcagctgtggctgtagggCATTTCAGCACCAGAGGATGGACAGCAACCGCGAGGAAAGGAGGGGTGGGAGGCGGGAGGAGCAGTCAGTAAGTATCCTGGAGCTCGCTTGGCCGCGCTGTCACTGCTCGGCCGGGCCTCCTACCAACACCTCCTCGGGCTGCCAGGGCTCTGCGCCAGTATGGAGGACGGGAAGGAAAGCTAGCATTGAGAGGGAGGGGCAAGAGCCCGGAGGGACAGGGCTTGGCTACAGCCCcaccatcccattccctcctggaGTACGTCCCGCGAGTGAATCTTCACCCCTGGACTCCAACCGCAGCCCGCCTCCGCCTAGTCTCCGCCTGCTGTAGTCGTGGCAGGGCGAGCGTCAAATGGCCACTGCGCAGGCGCGGAAATAATTCTCAACATCCTCTTACCTTAACCCACCTATTGGCTACTCCGCCGCGAACTAACAAATCCATTATCCAATCCAAGAGCGGATTAAATTGCTCCGCCTATTCTGCCGCCCGGAAGTTGACGGCTGCCGAATCCGCATCAGCGAGGGCGCGCCAGTAGCCAATTGAGAGAGGGGAGGGGCGAGTCCGCGCCGCGGAGGAGCCAATGGCAGGCGGCAGGGGATGACGCTGTGGACATGGCTGCTGCAGTCGGACAGTACAGAGACGTGTCGGGCTGTTCTGTAACCTCGGTCCGTGCCCAGGAAGCGGAGCAGCTGCCCCACTAGTATTCTTACCGACCAGGCGACGCAGCGGGCCCTCGGAGAGAGCGAGCGTCGGGGCCATGGCTTATCACTCGGGCTACGGAGCCCACGGTGCGTGGggcgcggggcgggcggggcgcggACCGACCAGCCGGAGGAGGGTCGGCGGCGCGGCCCGCTCACCCTGAGGGAGAGGGGCGGCCGTGACCGCTGCCCAGAGTGGCAGATGTCACTCGGGTTCCTGCATCGTGAGACTCAGCAACGCGTCCCGGACTTCGCCCTCTTGGCCTAAACCTGAGATCAGATCCGGTGGTGACAGCACTACTGGGATCCCCGTGCCCGACTCGGACATGATTGGGGTCTGCCTCCCAAACTTCCTTTCTCTGTCGTGACCCTGGTAGACTTGCTGACCATTACCCAGGGCCTCCGTGTACCCAGCCGTCGCCTTTACCGCCCTTGTTCATGGGGGATGCCCTCCCAATTATCTTCTCCACCTAGCAAACTCAGTCTCCAAGGCTTAGTTCAGAAATCACTTCCCTTGAGAAGCCCCCAGGAACCCTCATGGGGGCACCCAATTCCAGGGGCTGCCTCAGCTCTTTCTTTGCCCACTTTTAGCATCTCTTGAAACAGATTACTCATCAAAGTTCTTTCTGTGTTAACTACTCCTCATCCAGCTAGAATTTCCTTCACTGATTGCTTGGTGCTCCCAGGACCCATACAGGGCTGCCCAGCCTGGGGACGGGGCAGTGGTTTGGGCTCATGCTTGGTATTCCTGTCACCTACTCTGGTACCTGCAAACCCACAGGCTCCAAGCACAGGGCCCGGGCAGCTCCGGATCCCCCTTCCCTCTTCGATGACACAAGCGGTGGTTACTCCAGCCAGCCAGGGGGATACCCAGCCCCAGGAGCCGACGTGGCCTTCAATGTCAACCACTTGCTTGGGGACCCAATGGCCAACGTGGCTATGGCCTATGGCAGCTCCATCGCCTCCCATGGGAAGGACATGGTGCACAAGGAGGTGTGGCCCACCCCCAGGGCAAGGGGGGCAGGATttctgcccagggctggggcatCACGGGGTCCCACCCAGTCCTCCTGGTAGCCCTCAGGGGAGGAGCACCCTGAGGTCCAGGGTGCGGCTTGCCCACAGCCTCCTCTTTCCACCTCCCAGCTACACCGTTTCGTGTCTGTGAACAAACTCAAGTATTTTTTCGCTGTGGACACAGCCTATGTGGCTAAGAAGCTAGGGCTGCTGGTCTTCCCTTACACACACCAGGTGAGCTGCCTCCCAGGGCGGGCCCCCTTGCCTCCCTCATCCTGCCGCAGAGTCCGATCCCCAGATCTCAACCCCCCTCGTTCCTCTCTTCTTGTTTTTTCCCTCTAATCCGCCGCTGCTGCTGCGCCGCCGCCAACACCAGAACTGGGAAGTGCAGTACAGTCGCGATGTGCCTCTGCCCCCTCGGCAAGACCTCAACGCCCCCGACCTCTATATTCCCAGTGAGTCTTTGACCTGGGCTGGGGCATGTGGGCAGACTTGTGCCCTGAGGCACCGAGAAGAGAGAGGCGCACGTGTTGATTCAGCATCTGCTCTTGGTGCTTTTGTGTGTGGCTTTCGTGGTGTCTCTAGACACCGGGTAGAGCAGGTGGACAGAGTGGGATGACCAGGAGGCAGCCTCCTGGGTGTGCCATCAGGGTACTTCCGGCCACTTGACTTGAACCCTGTCCCTCCTCAGCCTGGACCCCAGGGTGTAGACCTGGCCCTGCAACTTCCAGCTCTGGAACCTCAGGTGCTTTCACCCTTCTGAGTAACTGGAATTGCCATGGTTCCTACCACAAAGGACAGGAAACTGTGGACATTCAGCGAGGTGATGTGCGTGCTGAGCACAGGAATCGGCAGCAAATAATAGCCCTTATCACTGTCATTACTTGCCCCCCAAGGCCTGCTCCAGCAGCCCCTCCTCTGAGGAAGCTGTCACTCCCTTCTGGGTCCCACAGCTGTCCAACCACATGGCCTGGGTCAGGCCACCCACACGGTGCTGTGGCTGGTGGACCCTGGTCTGAGTCCTCTCTGTCCAGGGACTGCACAAGGCGAGGCCCATAGTGACATGAAGGAGTGGTGGCGGGCCTGGGGCCAGCCCTCCGAAGGGCTGCCAAGAGGGCAGCCAGTGGCAGGGAGGGCAGCATGACAGCCCGTGGCCCTGGAGAGTCACAGCTTCTTCTTCCCCCTCATTCTGCTTCCCTGTCATAGTGGCGGGTAAGGCAGGAACCACCATCCCCTCTCACGTGTCAACgccaaggctcagagagctttGAGTATATTTGAGGCCACGTGGCTGGTAGTTTGGTTCCTACTCCATGTCCTTGTGGGCACATCAGTTCTCGTGGTGCCTTCAGGGGGCCGAGGCCAGGACTCATGAGTTGAAATTGCTGTGAGAGGCCATCTCCCACCTGAGCTTTTGTGAAAAGAGCAGAGGTCCATGTGGCAGGGTGGCCAGAGCTGGAGCCAGTACAAAGGCCAGACTTAACATTTCTGGCTGAGGTCAGGTCACCCCCATGGCCTGGACTGCTGGGACTGCCTGGGTTGTCTGCCGAGCCTGCCTTTTGGTCCATCTGGCCCCTGCCTGTTGGTCTGGGATGAGCAATGACCTTGACCTGTGATGTCGTttctgagacacagcaggaaacTTTAGGGAGTTTCCTAGTCCAGGGACAGGGCAGGAGGAGGCCTAGTGGTCCTGAGAGAAGGGCAGGGTGGCATTTACCCAGGGGGAAAAGGCTGCACAGGGAGGGCATCCCAGGCAGGCAGGCATGTTGGGAAATCCAGGGAAGGAAACACTGCGGGTGAAGGGGTGACTCCGAGTACctaggtgtgtgttgggggtggtgcACTGGTGGAGAAACCAGGCTGATGACATGTCTCTGGCTCTTGGCAGCGATGGCCTTCATCACCTATGTGCTGCTGGCTGGGATGGCGCTGGGCATTCAGAAAAGGTCGGTGCCAACCCCTTCCGCATCCCCAGCACTTCCCCGCCCCTGCCACAGAATGGCTGGTTTGGGactcacctctccccacccccacccggccaCAGGTTCTCCCCAGAGGTGCTGGGCCTGTGTGCAAGTACCGCGCTGGTGTGGGTGGTGATGGAGGTGCTAGCcttgctcctgggcatctacctggcCACCGTGCGCAGTGACCTGAGCACCTTccacctgctggcctacagtgGCTACAAATATGTGGGGTGAGCAGCTGTGGACCTCAAGGGAGGCCGGCCTGGGTGGGGGGGTGCCGGCTGCCTGGACTCCTGGCCTGTTGAGCTGCAGCCTCGAATTGTGACCCTGGACACTCTCCGCCCCTCTAGCTCTCCTCTGCTAGGGGACCACCTGTCTCCCGCATCTCCTTGGAACTGTGCAGTGTTGCTCAGGAGGTCAGGGGCGTATTGAGCATCGCCTGGGAGCACAGGAGAGAAAGGCCTCGAGCTGGGGTGCTGAAGGGGGTCTCAGATCCAGGGCCTCGggctgagccctggccttgccgtTTCATTCGGAGTCTAGGTCCCTGTGGGTCCCATTCGGGGTCAGGGGCTCCAGTGACGGTAGACCAGGTCTAGGCTGGGCTCGGGGTCCTGGCAGGCGGGCTCAGTCTCAGACCTGGATGCTTGGGAGGGCTccagccttctcttcctcccccgcccctgccctctGCAGGATGATCCTCAGTGTTCTCACGGGCCTGCTTTTTGGCAGCGATGGCTACTACGTAGCGCTGGCCTGGACTTCGTCTGCGCTCATGTACTTCATCGTGAGTCTGGGTCGGCCGCTCTTTGCCCGGGTCAGAGCTGGGGACAAGCCTCCCCTCCCGGCCCAGCTTCAGCTCCCTCCTGTCTTCCAGGTGCGCTCTTTGCGAACTGCAGCCCTGGGCTCCGACAGCATGGGGGGCCCGGCCCCCCGGCAGCGCCTCCAGCTCTACCTGACCCTGGGAGCTGCAGCCTTCCAGCCCCTCATCATATACTGGCTGACTTTCCACTTGGTTCGGTGACCCCTGGTCCCTGCTGGCACTGATTTTTCCATACAGCGAAGATTTGGTTTCCTTGATGTCGTTTGACCCTTGTTTCTGGGGCTTTGCGGGGGATTTGCTAACACTGCTGGGCCTTTGCATTGCCCGGGGCACCAGGCTCAGGCCTTCTTGGAGCAGGGGAACCCAGGGTGGGCTTCCTGGGGCTGGCGGCCTTGATATGGCCTCAGAAGGTGGATGGAAGTGTTTCAGCAGAAATAGCTGTTGATCTGTGGCTGGGAAAGTGAGGCTGGAAGGGGGCAGCTGCTAAGGAGACGTTGAAGGCTTCTGATCCATTGAGGGGCTCCCTGGAGGGGTTCTTGGGGTGAGCCTAGCTGTGCTGTTTGAGGATTTAGCTCAGGGCTGCCCCCTACACAGTCCCTTTGCCCCCATCTCGTCTATGAGCCTTTCAGGAGCAGAACTGGGGCCCATGTGTTTGCAGtagtttattcatattttgtCACAAATGGCCGGGAAGGGGGTGCCGGACTCCTCCAGGCAACATAGAAAATAGGTCCAAGAGACAGGGGAGGCCGGGACTGGGACAGCTGGGGATGGGAGGTTGTCTGGAGagagagcctgggggaggggagagggcagacTAGGGGTGGGGCTGCCCCCCTGCTGAGCCTGCTCATTCCCGGTGTGGGTACCCCCCCACCTGCAGGGGGAGCCTCAGGGTGAGGGGTGGAGGGGGCGGCCCAGAACTTCCAGGGTCAAGCCCTGCCCCATGGCAGGGTCTAAGTTCCCCTTGAAGCGGACAAGGCCGGAGGTCCCGCCCCTTCCAGGACTGACTGCCATGCCCACAGGCTGGCAGAGGAGCCCCTATTTAGAGCTCTGCCCAGCCCTCGTCCAAGGGGAGGGGGCTCTGAAGGCGGGAAGTCCCCGCAGCagcagtttggggggtggagaggaggctgggggcaccagtgccccctccctccccagggctgagGCCTCTGCggcccaggggcagggctgggggtgcaCAGGCGTCCGGTCCGTTCTGGGCTCGCTCCCTGGCCGGCTTCCCCCTTAGAAACTCACCAACGTATAAACCATACTGTGGGAAGACAGGCAGTGGGCCGAGTCACAAGTAGGCCCGGGCAGTGGCCACCGGCCACCGACCGTGTCACGCCCTAGGCTGCCCTCAGTCCTCAAGGGCAAAGGGCAGAAACTTGGGGCCCAACCATTCCTGAGATTGGAGGGATAGCGCCTGGAGCATCCATCCCTTCCCTGACTTCTGACTGCCGTGGGCAGAGCCTCACCTGTACAGGTAATAGAAGAAGGAGAGCAGGTAGAAGGCGAGTTTGCACCAGGACTCCTTCTGGCAGTAGTTGAGGATGTCAGCATTCATGATGGAAACCGCATCATACATGACCTCCGAGCCATCTGCAGGGCGGTGGAAGTACCTGGGGGGAAGGAGGGGCCTGAGGGTCCACCCTCGAGgttcccacccccatcctgcccaGCTCCCCCACCGCACCCTCCCCGAGGCAGCTGCTGCCCTCACCTCCAGAGGTGGTAGAAGAGGAGGGGGATATTGAGGCCCAGGGTCACCCACTCTGCTGCACACAGAAACATCAGACAGAAGAGGCCGTGGATGGAGTATTCTGGGACCACCAGCtgcggagggagggagagaagtcaGCGGCCAGGAGCTAGGACAGAGCCAAGCTTCAAGGGCACTTGGGAGGTGGCCCACCCACCAGGACCTCCGAGGACTAAAAGGGCCTCTagcctcccactccttcccacgTGGCAGAGCTGATCGAATAGGCCCCAGAGGAGGAAAGCCAGGCTCTGGGTCACAGAGAGTGGGGCTGAGCTGGCCTGGCAACCTCCTGCCCCTAGCCCTGACACTGACCTTCCTCAGGAGGCAGCAGATGCGTTCGATGTTTTTTAAACGCTCGCGCTGTGGGAGGAGGAGAACACCgcaatgggggaggggaggagcaggcCTTGGGGGCTCCCTGCCATCCTCCCGCGCCCCCCACAGCCTTGCACGTGGCCGCCAGGGGGCGCCAGAGCAGGTTCCGCAGCACTGCCGGCGCGGCCGGGAAGCAGCCGCGCCGTCCCCATGGCGACCGTCACCATGGAGGGATCTTCACCCGCGTCTCCACGGCAACGGCCCAGAGCCTAGCAACGGCTGCCCCGCCAGGAGGAACCCGAGCCCTAAGCTCGCGCCAGGTGTCTGCCGGGGGCGGGGACAGACAGAGGAAGGGGCACGGCCGTCAGTTCCCCTACCCTCTCCCCCGCCCATGCCTGTCTTCCAGTCCCCCGCCGCCCTCCACCTGGgacagatggaaagacagacGGACGGACACACCTCGGCACAGCACATGTATCACTTACTGCCCGCGCTGGGTTCCCCTGGTCGATGGGGTTCTTGAAGTCGGTCCGCAGCTCGTCAAAGGCTATgatctggggaggggggtgcgTGCCCGTCAGGGTTGGGCCGGCAGCTTACGGCCCCCCACCTGTTCTCCCTGCATAGGGAGTCACACATGGGGATGGGACCAGATGGTGCTTGCTGCAAAGGTGCAGGAACTGAAGCCCGGGAGGGGTGGGGCccggcccaaggtcacacaatccTTTGCAATGGAATCCCAGTGTGTCGATGACCAGTTCAGGATGTGGCCACTACCTCTCCATCCAAAACACCCCCAAGAGATGGTGCCCTCCCTGCTGGGCCCTGCGCTGAACACTGGGGCCCCAGAAGCCTGGGACACAACCCCCGCCTGGGAGGAACCACAGGCTCACAAGGAGAACCGTGAACTACACTCCAGATGATTGGGGCTGTGGAGTACAGGAAGAACCTGGGCTGGGTGCCTGACCCAGCGCGGGATGGGATGGGGAGTTCAGGCTGGACTCGCAGTAGGTGTTTCTCTGGTGAACAAATGGGGGAAGGGCAGTCTGAGCAGCAGGAACGGCAAGTACAAAGGCAGAGGGTTGAAAGAACAAGGAACATTTAGGAAGCTAGCTGCAGGTTCCATGGGGCTAGAGTGAAAGTGTGAGGCGCGTGGGAAGAAAGACAGGGATGGTGAAAAATGGGCTGGAGAGGTCGACAGCGCCAGACGTGGGTGCCTTGGGAGGCCGACCAGATGTTTGGACTTTAGCACAAAAGCAAAGGGGAGCCACTGAGGGGTATAAAGCAGCAGAGTGGGGCAGTCAGATCGATGTTTCAGGACAGACTGAGCAGGAAGTACAAACTGGCTACCCAGTCCCAGCCAAGAAGACATACACGATGCTTCCTCTAGGCCAGCAGGCTTTAGGCTTATCAGTTCATTAATGCTTTGCAACAACCTGATAACAATTACTGGGATTATCACTTtagttttgcagatgaggaaactgagatagacttgacttgtccaaggccacatagCTAGTTAGTGGCAAGCCATGATTCCAGACCAGTGAGACTCCGGAGTTAATGTTTTGGCCACTTTACTATACTCAGGTCAGACCAGTTGGGGGACTGTTGAAgtgctggggctggggttgggggagaagaGGCGTGACGACCCGAGTGGAGAGTGGCAGTGGGGATGTGCGGTGTGGGTGGATTCCAGAGCTACTAAGACGCCAGACTCCAGAGGGCTCGAATGGCAGTGAAGTGGGGCAGAAGGGTCCAAGGTGACTTTGGATGTTGAGGCTTCTGGTGGACGGCAGTGTGGTCCCTGAGATGGGGACTTCTCGGGTGTTTGAGGGGCTGGTGGGATGGGCTTGAGGGAGCTGGCATGGGAGGACGGCTGGCAGAGGAGCCGGCCCACCACCTCCAAGCACCCTGGACCAGATACGGCTCGAAGGGAGAGAACATGGGCTTCCTGGAGGGAACTGGGGCCATCTGGAGCAGCCCCTCCCAACTCCCCACTGACTCTGGGCAGCCGCCTGCCTGCCAGGCACAGCAACAGGGTCCAGCAGGGAGCGGAAGGGTGCCGTCTGTCTGCCCCAGAGCTGGCACCACCAGCAGGCGGCGGGTGTCGCgcctcccaccccccaggctgCTTGGCGCTGACTCAGCCCCCTGGAACAAACAATCCCCCACGATGACAGCAGACACGCGTCACTCACCACCAGTTGCCTAGCAACCACTGGGGCCTGGGCCCAGGTCTGCGGTGGGATCTGGGGTCCTGCCCGGGAAGGTTCTAGTTCTTATCCATTTGGATTGAGGACCgcacctcctctccccacctgcaCACCCCTTGGCAAGCCTGGCTCTGGGCACTCTGCTGTATAAGCAACAAGCCCACTTCACCAAGGAGGAGACAGACTCAGGACGGGAGACTTGCTGTGACTGCCCAGCTCAACAGCTGAGCGAATACAGTGCCTGATgcgtagtaggtgctcaataaaagggtttttttttggaaaaagtctGGGCCCTTTCTCCCAGCCTGGCAGCCCCATAAGGGCTAAACCTGATTCATCCTGGTCTCCCCCAGTGCTGCCCAGGGCCTGGTTCTCAGGAGCATGGATACAGGTGTGTCGGATGGAGGACCGCCCTGACGATCCCCGAATCCCTGAGGACAGGGACCCCCGGAAAGGCTGGGGGAGGCCTCTGGATGGGGAGAGGCCCCAAATGGGGCTTCTTGAATTCCAGGAGCCTTTCTCCCAGCTCCGGGTGCCCAGCCTGCGACCCTCAATTCCTTCCAGTCTGTAAGACGCCAGGC is part of the Sus scrofa isolate TJ Tabasco breed Duroc chromosome 2, Sscrofa11.1, whole genome shotgun sequence genome and encodes:
- the YIF1A gene encoding protein YIF1A isoform X1, with amino-acid sequence MAYHSGYGAHGSKHRARAAPDPPSLFDDTSGGYSSQPGGYPAPGADVAFNVNHLLGDPMANVAMAYGSSIASHGKDMVHKELHRFVSVNKLKYFFAVDTAYVAKKLGLLVFPYTHQNWEVQYSRDVPLPPRQDLNAPDLYIPTWTPGCRPGPATSSSGTSGAFTLLSNWNCHGSYHKGQETVDIQRAMAFITYVLLAGMALGIQKRFSPEVLGLCASTALVWVVMEVLALLLGIYLATVRSDLSTFHLLAYSGYKYVGMILSVLTGLLFGSDGYYVALAWTSSALMYFIVRSLRTAALGSDSMGGPAPRQRLQLYLTLGAAAFQPLIIYWLTFHLVR
- the YIF1A gene encoding protein YIF1A isoform X4, translated to MAYHSGYGAHGSKHRARAAPDPPSLFDDTSGGYSSQPGGYPAPGADVAFNVNHLLGDPMANVAMAYGSSIASHGKDMVHKELHRFVSVNKLKYFFAVDTAYVAKKLGLLVFPYTHQNWEVQYSRDVPLPPRQDLNAPDLYIPTWTPGCRPGPATSSSGTSGAFTLLSNWNCHGSYHKGQETVDIQRAMAFITYVLLAGMALGIQKRMILSVLTGLLFGSDGYYVALAWTSSALMYFIVRSLRTAALGSDSMGGPAPRQRLQLYLTLGAAAFQPLIIYWLTFHLVR
- the CNIH2 gene encoding protein cornichon homolog 2 isoform X2; translation: MAFTFAAFCYMLTLVLCASLIFFVIWHIIAFDELRTDFKNPIDQGNPARARERLKNIERICCLLRKLVVPEYSIHGLFCLMFLCAAEWVTLGLNIPLLFYHLWRYFHRPADGSEVMYDAVSIMNADILNYCQKESWCKLAFYLLSFFYYLYSMVYTLVSF
- the YIF1A gene encoding protein YIF1A isoform X5, giving the protein MAYHSGYGAHGSKHRARAAPDPPSLFDDTSGGYSSQPGGYPAPGADVAFNVNHLLGDPMANVAMAYGSSIASHGKDMVHKELHRFVSVNKLKYFFAVDTAYVAKKLGLLVFPYTHQNWEVQYSRDVPLPPRQDLNAPDLYIPTWTPGCRPGPATSSSGTSAMAFITYVLLAGMALGIQKRMILSVLTGLLFGSDGYYVALAWTSSALMYFIVRSLRTAALGSDSMGGPAPRQRLQLYLTLGAAAFQPLIIYWLTFHLVR
- the CNIH2 gene encoding protein cornichon homolog 2 isoform X3; the protein is MAFTFAAFCYMLTLVLCASLIFFVIWHIIAFDELRTDFKNPIDQGNPARALVVPEYSIHGLFCLMFLCAAEWVTLGLNIPLLFYHLWRYFHRPADGSEVMYDAVSIMNADILNYCQKESWCKLAFYLLSFFYYLYSMVYTLVSF
- the YIF1A gene encoding protein YIF1A isoform X3 codes for the protein MAYHSGYGAHGSKHRARAAPDPPSLFDDTSGGYSSQPGGYPAPGADVAFNVNHLLGDPMANVAMAYGSSIASHGKDMVHKELHRFVSVNKLKYFFAVDTAYVAKKLGLLVFPYTHQNWEVQYSRDVPLPPRQDLNAPDLYIPTMAFITYVLLAGMALGIQKRFSPEVLGLCASTALVWVVMEVLALLLGIYLATVRSDLSTFHLLAYSGYKYVGMILSVLTGLLFGSDGYYVALAWTSSALMYFIVRSLRTAALGSDSMGGPAPRQRLQLYLTLGAAAFQPLIIYWLTFHLVR
- the YIF1A gene encoding protein YIF1A isoform X6; translation: MAYHSGYGAHGSKHRARAAPDPPSLFDDTSGGYSSQPGGYPAPGADVAFNVNHLLGDPMANVAMAYGSSIASHGKDMVHKELHRFVSVNKLKYFFAVDTAYVAKKLGLLVFPYTHQNWEVQYSRDVPLPPRQDLNAPDLYIPTMAFITYVLLAGMALGIQKRMILSVLTGLLFGSDGYYVALAWTSSALMYFIVRSLRTAALGSDSMGGPAPRQRLQLYLTLGAAAFQPLIIYWLTFHLVR
- the YIF1A gene encoding protein YIF1A isoform X2, producing MAYHSGYGAHGSKHRARAAPDPPSLFDDTSGGYSSQPGGYPAPGADVAFNVNHLLGDPMANVAMAYGSSIASHGKDMVHKELHRFVSVNKLKYFFAVDTAYVAKKLGLLVFPYTHQNWEVQYSRDVPLPPRQDLNAPDLYIPTWTPGCRPGPATSSSGTSAMAFITYVLLAGMALGIQKRFSPEVLGLCASTALVWVVMEVLALLLGIYLATVRSDLSTFHLLAYSGYKYVGMILSVLTGLLFGSDGYYVALAWTSSALMYFIVRSLRTAALGSDSMGGPAPRQRLQLYLTLGAAAFQPLIIYWLTFHLVR